Proteins encoded by one window of Methanobacterium sp. CWC-01:
- a CDS encoding FAD-dependent oxidoreductase, which produces MKVVIIGGGAGGLSTASNIKKYNDKAEITVITRDKNVAYSPCAIPYVLSGDVENFDDIIMHQPEEYQERGITVLTEAEVLEIEKELNKIKYVQKRDKIRHERELDYDYLVLATGGAPFIPPVKGANLKGVFTIRTINDGFKIKKWAEKSQKAVVVGAGLIGLETAYGLKKMGLDVVVAEMVSQIVPRLLDPSMARLVQNYLEKEGIRVILGSSIEKILGSKEVEGVHLGDEIIEADLVIMATGVRPETHLAEYIGCELGKWAIKVNEKMETSIPGIYAVGDCVEVTDAITGHPTQSPLGSTAVRQAKIAAKNIVGLSVEVKPVLNATVAKIGALEFGAVGLTKTVATHNGIFVIAGKKRALTKARYYPGAKRIDVKMVCNLQGRIIGCQIVAEERVAERVDTMALAIAKKVTCYELANMEFSYAPPVSMVIDPIILAAENACEKLKEIGG; this is translated from the coding sequence ATGAAGGTAGTCATTATTGGAGGGGGAGCTGGTGGACTTTCCACAGCATCTAATATTAAAAAATACAATGATAAAGCCGAAATTACGGTTATTACCCGGGATAAAAATGTTGCCTATTCCCCCTGTGCCATTCCCTATGTTTTAAGCGGTGATGTTGAAAATTTTGATGATATTATAATGCACCAACCGGAAGAATACCAGGAGAGGGGTATAACGGTGCTGACTGAAGCTGAAGTATTGGAAATTGAAAAAGAACTGAATAAAATAAAATACGTCCAAAAACGTGACAAAATACGCCATGAAAGAGAATTAGACTACGATTACCTGGTTTTAGCCACCGGAGGTGCTCCTTTCATCCCCCCAGTGAAAGGTGCTAATTTAAAGGGTGTATTCACCATTCGGACCATTAATGATGGATTTAAGATAAAAAAATGGGCAGAGAAAAGTCAAAAAGCCGTGGTGGTAGGGGCCGGTTTGATTGGGTTGGAAACTGCATATGGACTTAAAAAAATGGGTTTGGATGTGGTTGTGGCAGAAATGGTCTCCCAGATAGTTCCCAGATTACTGGACCCTAGTATGGCCCGTTTAGTTCAGAATTACCTGGAAAAAGAGGGTATAAGGGTTATCCTGGGAAGTTCCATCGAAAAGATATTGGGTAGCAAGGAAGTGGAGGGGGTTCATCTGGGGGATGAGATAATAGAAGCCGATCTGGTGATAATGGCCACCGGAGTGCGTCCTGAAACCCATCTAGCTGAATATATTGGTTGTGAGCTGGGAAAATGGGCTATTAAAGTCAATGAAAAGATGGAAACATCAATTCCGGGCATTTATGCTGTGGGAGACTGTGTTGAAGTTACTGACGCCATCACCGGCCATCCCACCCAATCCCCACTAGGATCAACAGCAGTGCGACAGGCTAAAATAGCTGCTAAAAACATTGTAGGGCTGTCCGTCGAAGTTAAGCCAGTTTTAAATGCCACTGTGGCCAAAATTGGTGCCCTCGAATTCGGAGCAGTAGGATTAACCAAAACCGTCGCCACCCACAACGGTATTTTCGTTATAGCCGGGAAAAAAAGAGCCCTTACCAAGGCCCGTTACTATCCCGGGGCCAAAAGGATTGATGTTAAAATGGTGTGTAACCTCCAGGGAAGAATTATAGGCTGTCAGATAGTAGCCGAGGAACGAGTGGCTGAGCGGGTGGACACCATGGCCCTGGCCATAGCCAAAAAGGTTACCTGTTACGAACTGGCTAATATGGAGTTCTCCTACGCCCCACCAGTATCCATGGTAATTGACCCCATTATTCTAGCTGCCGAAAACGCCTGTGAGAAGCTTAAAGAAATAGGAGGGTAG